The stretch of DNA ATTGATGCTATAAGAGCTTCAATTGCAATTCCAACTATGTTTACTCCCAAAAAAATAGGAGCAGATTTTTTAGTTGATGGAGGTATTTTAAATCCATTACCTGTTTCTCCTACAATCCCTGATGATACAGACTTAACTATTACAGTTGGACTTTATAGTGATAGTAAAAAAAAGTATAAAATAGATATGTCTAAAAAAGAAGAGAAAAAGCTTTTAAAGATAAACAAAAAGTTTTTAAAGTTCTTCAAAAAAAATAAAAATAAAAAAGATACAAACTTAGAAACTGAGCCAGAAGATATGGGAATGTATAGTATTATTTGGCATACCATTGACACTATGCAAAATACTATTATGAAGTATAAATTAGCCGGACATAGTGCAGATATAGAGATTAATATCTCTAAATACGCTTGTGAATTCTATGCTTTTAATGAAGCTTTTAAGATGATTGAAATAGGAAAAATTGAAGCAGAAGAGGCTTTAAAATGAAAAGTTTTATTTTAAGAAACTGGAATAAACTACTACTTTCTATTTTTACTATTAGTGCTGTTTTTATAGCAATAACTTTTGCCGTTGATACTACTGCTAAAAATTTGGTTGATGACTCTTTTTCTCAGGCAATTATAGTTTTTGGAAGTGCAAAAGCTTTAAATGCTGTTATCTCTCTAGCCCAAGGAACAGAACTCTCACTACCTTTTTTTGTAGTTGCCATTGGTGAAGTACTAGACCCTGTAAATGATTTGGTAGAGCAGTTCTCTTTAGTAATGCTTGCTAGTATGACTTCTCTTGGTATTCAAAAGATATTTTTAAACTTTGTAACCAATGAAATATATAACTATCTTCTTCTTGTATTAGTGATAGTTTTAAATATATGGTTGTATAAAAGATTTAGAAATGACAATAAGTTAAGAGATA from Arcobacter sp. F155 encodes:
- a CDS encoding patatin-like phospholipase family protein, encoding MKTKNKKSVSLVLGSGGARGYAHIGVIETLLSKNYEIKSISGTSMGALIGGLYACGKLDEFKQWVLTIDPLEILKLLDLSFSKTGLIKGEKIFEKIEELIGDICIEDLDISFTAVASDIIKQKEVWIQKGKLIDAIRASIAIPTMFTPKKIGADFLVDGGILNPLPVSPTIPDDTDLTITVGLYSDSKKKYKIDMSKKEEKKLLKINKKFLKFFKKNKNKKDTNLETEPEDMGMYSIIWHTIDTMQNTIMKYKLAGHSADIEINISKYACEFYAFNEAFKMIEIGKIEAEEALK